From Aliamphritea hakodatensis:
TTTTTGTGGCTGGTGTTTATACCGATGAAGGGCGTTGCCTGATTTGCTGGACCAGCACGCCAATGATAATCAGCGCGAAGCCGATCAGGGTTGAGTAGAGGACTTCCTCACCGACGATGACCGCCAGCAGTACCAGTGAAATTGGCGGTGCCAGATACACCAGGTTGCTGAGCTGAGCGGTATTGGTTGCCAGCCGTAATGCGCTCATCCAGCACAGAAAGGCAAAACTCATCTCAAAGGCGCCGATGTAAACACCGCCAGCAACCGCAGCCAGTGGAATCTCACTGAAGCCGTTCTGCCAGAGCATCATGCCGGACAGCATGGGCAGGCTCAGGCCGAAGCACAGCAGCAGGGTGATCACCGGATCATGGGGGTATTTGGTATTGAGAATCCAGTAACTGGAGAAAAAGACTGAGCTGCCCAGCCCCAGTGCAACCCCCAGCGGCTGTTTGAAGTCCAGCGCCATCAGTTCTCCCTGAGTGGCAATGACCAGCACCCCGGAGTAGGCGATGATGATGCTGAACAGGTTTATCCGGGTGAAGGTCTGGCCGAGAAAAGGAACGGCCAGCATGCTCAGCATGACCGCCCAGGTATAGTTCAGTGCCTGGGCCTGCTGGGCAGGCAGAATGTCATAGGCCGCGAACAGGATCAGGTAATAGGCGGTTGGATTAAGGAAAGCCAGTAACAGAAAGAACCCCGGGGATTGTTTCAGTAACTGCCAGGCCGGTCGCAGTTTCTGTTGCTTCCAGGCCGCAGCCCCTAAGATCGCCACGCCGGTTGCGACAGCAAGCCAGAGCATTTGCAGCGGTGTCACCAGCGACAGGGTCAGTTTAAACGCGCTGGCTACCGTGGACCACATCAGTACGACACACATCGCCAGCAGAAATGCTTTGCGGTTCATGTTTTCTCTTCCTTAAGGGTGCCGGGTTAAACCAGTTTGGCTTCAATGTCTTTTACGTCTTCCATGACCACAAAGGTACTGGTCTGGGTGACAAAAGGCAGCGAGGATATCTTTTCGCCCAGTACCGCCCGGTAGGATTCCATATCGGCGGTACGGACTTTCAGCAGGTAGTCAAAATTAGCGGCAATCATATGGCATTGCTCGATTTCCGGAATGCTCCGTACCGCATCATTAAACGCCTGTAATGCCTTGGTGCGGGTGTCGCTCAGGGATACCTGTACAAAGGCAACATGCTTGGTGCCGAGTTTTTTCTGATCAACCAGGGCGATGTAACCCAGAATGTAGCCCTGGTCTTCCAGCCGGCGCATGCGAATCTGGCAGGGGGTTTTTGATAGCCCAACCCGTGAAGCGAGTTCGGTGATGGTGATCCGGGCATTTTTTTGCAGTTCACGGAGAATTGCAATGTCTAATTTATCCAAATTGTCCATGTGTAGGCTTCTTTTTATGTTTTTGTAATTCTATGCTGCAATAGCGAAAAGGATACGCCTATATATTCTCAGATTACAGGGAAAAAGACTTGTTACTTTTTCATATAATTTATGGCTTTCATGTCACATGATAAAAACTGTTGGCCGGAAAAAGTCGCTTTTGGTGCCAAAGCCGTCGACACAAGGGTGCCAAATCTGATTTTTTTCCTATAAAAGCCAATAAAAACCAAATACTCAGCCTAAGCGTCTTTAATCGTCCAGACGACTTAGGTAGAGTGGCGCTAGGAATAATAATAAAAAAGCTCCGGTTCGGAGATCGCATTTCCTGACCAGGGCTTTAAAGCAAGTTCGCGCGACGTAATTGCTATCTGGAGTCAAAAAAATATGCATCAACTCGCTGGTCTGACCAAGGCACAGATCATGGATCTGTTGACCGAAAAATTATGTGCACAGGTGGATTCATCCCTCGCACAGTCGATTACCCATTACGCTCACCAGTTTTTCAGTGTTTCCCCCCCTTCTGATTTGCAGCGCAAATCCCTTGAAGATCTTTACTCTACTGCCTATTCATACTGGCAGGTTATTCAGAACTACGACGGTACCCGGCCGGAAGTGCGGGTTTTCAACCCGGATTTTGAACACTATGGCTGGCACTCAAACCACACGGTTGTACAGATCCATAATGTTGATATGCCATTCCTGGTTGATTCGGTTCGCATGGAGCTGAACCGCCGTGAAGTGGCTATTCATAACATCAACAACTGCGTGATGGCAGTTGAGCGGGATAACAAGCATCAGTTGACCAATGTCACCACGCCGAATGCGCGCAGTGATGCGGCACGTATGGAATCTGTGATCTGTCTGGAAATTGACCGGGATTCGGATCCGGCGTTGCTGGATGAGCTGCGTGACACCCTGGCCAGTGTGCTGGAAGATGTGCAGTATGTGGTTCAGGATTTCCGTGAACTGCAGGATCAGGTACAGGTTGTTAAAGAGCAGTTAAAAGAAACCGATGCCAACAACCCTGACATTAAAGAAGCCCGTAAATTACTGGACTGGATGGTGGATGAGCATTTCATCTTTCTGGGCTACGAACATGTCAGTTATAAGTATGCCGGTGCGAAAGTCACCGAAAATGCTGATGTGAAGAGCCGTCTGGGCATTCGCCGTCTGGCCGCGGATAAGAAAGGCAGCCATGTGCTGACTGACTGTGAGCGTGACTTTGCCGGCAATGCTGACCTGGTAAGCTTCAGCAAGGATACCATCCGTTCGACAGTACACCGTCCGGCGTACCGTGATCTGGTAATTGTGAAACAGTTTGATGCCAAGGGTAAGGTTACCGGCGCGCACCGTTTCTATGGTCTGTACACGTCTTCAGTATTCTTTGCCAAGCCGCTGAGCATCCCGATGGTTCGCCGCAAAGTTATTCAGACCCTGTCTGCCTGTGGTTTTGAACCGGGCGGCCACAGCCATAAGGCGCTGGTGCAGCACCTGATTGATATGCCCCGTGAAGAACTGATGCTGGCAAGTGCCCAGGAACTGCAGGATACTGCGATGGGCATCTTTAACCTTCAGGAACGCCGCAAGGCATGCCTGTTTGTGCGTCAGGATTCCAGTAAGCGTTTCTATTCCTGCCTGTATTACATTCCCCGAGACCTTTACACCACGCAATTACGCCGCCGCATTCACAAGCTGTTGGTTGACGGTTTCCATGCGCTGGATTCTGAAGTAAACGCACAGGTTTCTGAGTCGATTCTGTCCCGTACCCATTTTGTACTCTACGTGGACCCGGAACAGCAGAAAGATGTTGATATCAAGACCATTGAAGCGCGCATTCTGGAAATGTCCCGCTCATGGCCGGATGATCTGCAGGCTAACCTGATTGAAGCATTCGGTGAAGAGAAGGGCAGCCGCTATAACAGTAATTTCCGCAGCGCTTTCCCGTCGTCGTATACAGAGAACTTCTCGACGGGCAATGCGGTATCCGATATCCAGCACCTGGACAGCCTGAGTGACGACCGTCAGATTTCCATGAGCTTCTACCGTTCTTTTGAGGAATCCAGTGGCATTCTGAAGTTCAAGCTCTACAGTGCGAACGAGTCTCTGGTACTGTCCGATGTCATTCCGGTTCTGGAAGATCTGGGACTGCGGGTGATGAATGAGCATCCGTATCAGATTAAGGCCGCAGACGGCCGCACCTACTGGGTGAGTGACTTCCTGGTGAGTTATGGTCAGGAAGATGCCATTGAGCTGGAGCAGGTTAAAACCATCCTGCAGGACACCTTTATCAGTGTCTGGGAAGGCCGTGCCGCCAGTGATAAATTTAACCGTCTGGTTATCGGTGGTAATCTGGCATGGCGTGAAGTGGCGATGCTGCGTGCCATTGCCCGTTACATTAAACAGCTGCGCTTTGGTTATTCCCAGCCGTTTATGGCTGAAGTGCTGCACCGGAACATTGCGATTACCCGTCAGCTGACCGAATTGTTCCATGCCCGTCTGAACCCGGAAAAATCCGGTGATGAAAGCCGGGTTGAAGCCATTGAAGCAAGCGTTCTGGAAGCGCTGGAAGGTGTCGCGAGTCTGGATGATGATAAAATTCTGCGCCGCTTCCTGGTGGTGATTCAGGCCATTCTGCGGACCAACTTCTTCCAGATGGCGGAAGACGGTAAGCCGAAGTCTTACTATTCATACAAAATTGATTCCCAGTCTATCCCGGATATTCCGCTGCCTAAGCCAGCCTTCGAGGTGTATGTCTACTCACCGCGTATGGAAGGTGTACACCTGCGGTTCGGTAAGGTAGCCCGTGGCGGTCTGCGCTGGTCGGACCGTACCGAGGATTACCGTACCGAGGTGCTGGGTCTGGTAAAAGCGCAGCAGGTGAAGAACTCGGTTATCGTACCGGTGGGTGCGAAGGGGTGCTTCATTTGTAAGAAAATGCCGGTGAATGGCAGCCGTGAAGAGATTCAGGCGGAAGGTATTGAGTGTTACAAGCTGTATATCCGCGGCTTGCTGGATATCACTGATAACCTGGTGGGCTCTGATGTGGTGTATCCGCCACACGTGGTTCGTCGTGACGAAGATGATCCGTATCTGGTGGTTGCAGCCGATAAAGGTACTGCAACCTTCTCGGATATTGCTAACTCAATTTCTGAAGAATATAACTTCTGGCTGGGAGATGCGTTTGCATCCGGTGGCAGCCAGGGCTATGACCACAAGGGTATGGGTATTACTGCCCGTGGTGCGTGGGAGTCGGTGAAGCGTCACTTCCGTGAGAAAGATATCAACACCCAGAAAGAAGAGTTCTCGGTAATCGGTATCGGTGACATGGCAGGGGATGTATTCGGTAACGGCATGCTGCTGTCTGAGACCATCAGCCTGGTGGCAGCTTTCAACCACATGCATATCTTTATCGACCCGAATCCGGACGTTGCGCCAGCGTTTGCGGAGCGTCAGCGGATGTTTGAACTGCCCCGTTCCTCCTGGACCGATTACAACGCCAAGCTGATCAGTGAAGGCGGCGGTATTTTTGAGCGCAGCGCGAAGTGGATCAAGATCAGCCCGCAGATGAAAGCGCGCTTTGATATTGAAGAAGACCGTCTGGCGCCGACCGATCTGTTAAACCGCTTGCTGAAAGCACCGGTGGATATGATCTGGAACGGCGGTATCGGTACCTACGTGAAAGCGACACAGGAAAGCCATGCGGATGTAGGCGATAAAGCCAACGACAGCCTGCGGGTTAACGGTAACGAGCTGCGCTGTAAGGTGCTGGGTGAAGGCGGTAACTTAGGCTTCACACAGCTGGGCCGGATCGAGTTTGGTCTGAATGGCGGCTCGTCTAACACCGACTTTATCGATAATGCCGGCGGCGTGGACTGTTCCGACCATGAAGTAAATATCAAGATCCTGCTGAATGAACTGGTCAGTCAGGGAGATATGACGGTTAAGCAGCGTAACCAGCTGTTACGTGATATGACCGACGATGTGTCTGATCTGGTCCTGAAGAACAACTACCGTCAGGCGCAGGCGCTGAACATTGCTGAGTTGCATGCAAGCGGTGCAATGGATGATTACATCCGTCTGATCCGCCGTCTGGAAGCGGAAGGCAAGCTGGATCCCCAGCTGGAATTCCTGCCGGGTGAAGATGAGCTGCAGGAACGCAAAGAGAACGGGCTGGGCTTCACCCGTCCGGAACTGTCCGTGCTGATTTCCTATGCGAAAATCGAGCTGAAGCAGGCGCTGATTAACTCCTGGATTACTGATGATCCAAGCTTCTCCCGTGAAATGGAAACGGCTTTCCCGCAGCGTCTGCTGGAAGCCTTCCCTGAAGCGGTACGTAACCACCGTCTGCGCCGTGAAATTACCGCCA
This genomic window contains:
- a CDS encoding DMT family transporter; its protein translation is MNRKAFLLAMCVVLMWSTVASAFKLTLSLVTPLQMLWLAVATGVAILGAAAWKQQKLRPAWQLLKQSPGFFLLLAFLNPTAYYLILFAAYDILPAQQAQALNYTWAVMLSMLAVPFLGQTFTRINLFSIIIAYSGVLVIATQGELMALDFKQPLGVALGLGSSVFFSSYWILNTKYPHDPVITLLLCFGLSLPMLSGMMLWQNGFSEIPLAAVAGGVYIGAFEMSFAFLCWMSALRLATNTAQLSNLVYLAPPISLVLLAVIVGEEVLYSTLIGFALIIIGVLVQQIRQRPSSV
- a CDS encoding Lrp/AsnC family transcriptional regulator, whose translation is MDNLDKLDIAILRELQKNARITITELASRVGLSKTPCQIRMRRLEDQGYILGYIALVDQKKLGTKHVAFVQVSLSDTRTKALQAFNDAVRSIPEIEQCHMIAANFDYLLKVRTADMESYRAVLGEKISSLPFVTQTSTFVVMEDVKDIEAKLV
- a CDS encoding NAD-glutamate dehydrogenase; its protein translation is MHQLAGLTKAQIMDLLTEKLCAQVDSSLAQSITHYAHQFFSVSPPSDLQRKSLEDLYSTAYSYWQVIQNYDGTRPEVRVFNPDFEHYGWHSNHTVVQIHNVDMPFLVDSVRMELNRREVAIHNINNCVMAVERDNKHQLTNVTTPNARSDAARMESVICLEIDRDSDPALLDELRDTLASVLEDVQYVVQDFRELQDQVQVVKEQLKETDANNPDIKEARKLLDWMVDEHFIFLGYEHVSYKYAGAKVTENADVKSRLGIRRLAADKKGSHVLTDCERDFAGNADLVSFSKDTIRSTVHRPAYRDLVIVKQFDAKGKVTGAHRFYGLYTSSVFFAKPLSIPMVRRKVIQTLSACGFEPGGHSHKALVQHLIDMPREELMLASAQELQDTAMGIFNLQERRKACLFVRQDSSKRFYSCLYYIPRDLYTTQLRRRIHKLLVDGFHALDSEVNAQVSESILSRTHFVLYVDPEQQKDVDIKTIEARILEMSRSWPDDLQANLIEAFGEEKGSRYNSNFRSAFPSSYTENFSTGNAVSDIQHLDSLSDDRQISMSFYRSFEESSGILKFKLYSANESLVLSDVIPVLEDLGLRVMNEHPYQIKAADGRTYWVSDFLVSYGQEDAIELEQVKTILQDTFISVWEGRAASDKFNRLVIGGNLAWREVAMLRAIARYIKQLRFGYSQPFMAEVLHRNIAITRQLTELFHARLNPEKSGDESRVEAIEASVLEALEGVASLDDDKILRRFLVVIQAILRTNFFQMAEDGKPKSYYSYKIDSQSIPDIPLPKPAFEVYVYSPRMEGVHLRFGKVARGGLRWSDRTEDYRTEVLGLVKAQQVKNSVIVPVGAKGCFICKKMPVNGSREEIQAEGIECYKLYIRGLLDITDNLVGSDVVYPPHVVRRDEDDPYLVVAADKGTATFSDIANSISEEYNFWLGDAFASGGSQGYDHKGMGITARGAWESVKRHFREKDINTQKEEFSVIGIGDMAGDVFGNGMLLSETISLVAAFNHMHIFIDPNPDVAPAFAERQRMFELPRSSWTDYNAKLISEGGGIFERSAKWIKISPQMKARFDIEEDRLAPTDLLNRLLKAPVDMIWNGGIGTYVKATQESHADVGDKANDSLRVNGNELRCKVLGEGGNLGFTQLGRIEFGLNGGSSNTDFIDNAGGVDCSDHEVNIKILLNELVSQGDMTVKQRNQLLRDMTDDVSDLVLKNNYRQAQALNIAELHASGAMDDYIRLIRRLEAEGKLDPQLEFLPGEDELQERKENGLGFTRPELSVLISYAKIELKQALINSWITDDPSFSREMETAFPQRLLEAFPEAVRNHRLRREITATQIANDLVNRMGIVYVNNLRTATGLDYSDIAAAYMIVRELYDIDTMWGEVESLDYQVTCDIQVTMMRDMIQLLTRGSHWLLRNRRDGLRLEPCLESYKAAIDEVVSSAEKISNTVPDNRMAERYEDYKASGVPERLAAFAAATESLYWLLDVIDVASELDESVEVVARTYFGLGTHLNLVGLDRKIREFKAANHWQALAKNSYRIELDTQQRGLTLSVLRGSESDQTVEQRLTQWSESHKDLLTRWNNTLADIENTKLVDCAIFSVALSVLLELA